A window from Streptomyces sp. NBC_00271 encodes these proteins:
- a CDS encoding DUF5819 family protein, translating to MDAYDEGSRARHLPDGPDGSLPEGPASAGPTPDSTPSTDQESIGQESTGQESAPQQPASQAPTAQAPDALAPDPQAPTADPPVPTPTPTGIASLPLRSQVVAALALAVVAVVACVHLGMVFLHVAPSNTVTKQHGRAIDDWIYPEFEQNWKLFAPNPLQQNIDVQVRAQVRGADGGITETGWYDLSALDGAAIDGNLLPSHTQQNELRRAWDFYIGTHDNENRPVGLRGDLSQRYLRRIVVLRLDREGAGGKGAVVEGVQVRSRTTNVPPPKWSEEKVSDTPVLRELPWWTVPEEDVTDARTEASAG from the coding sequence ATGGACGCGTACGACGAGGGCTCGAGGGCCCGGCATCTGCCGGACGGCCCTGACGGCTCCCTGCCCGAGGGCCCCGCCTCGGCCGGTCCCACCCCCGACAGCACCCCCTCCACCGACCAGGAATCCATCGGCCAGGAATCCACCGGCCAGGAATCCGCTCCCCAGCAACCCGCTTCCCAGGCACCCACCGCTCAGGCACCCGACGCCCTGGCACCCGACCCCCAGGCACCCACCGCCGATCCCCCCGTCCCCACCCCTACCCCCACCGGCATAGCCTCCCTCCCCCTCCGCTCCCAGGTTGTCGCCGCCCTCGCCCTCGCGGTCGTCGCGGTTGTCGCCTGTGTGCACCTCGGCATGGTGTTCCTGCACGTCGCACCCTCGAACACGGTCACCAAGCAGCACGGCCGGGCGATCGACGACTGGATCTACCCGGAGTTCGAGCAGAACTGGAAGCTCTTCGCCCCCAACCCGCTGCAGCAGAACATCGACGTCCAGGTCCGTGCGCAGGTCCGCGGCGCGGACGGTGGCATCACCGAGACCGGCTGGTACGACCTGTCCGCGCTGGACGGCGCGGCGATCGACGGCAATCTGCTGCCGAGCCACACCCAGCAGAACGAACTGCGCCGGGCCTGGGACTTCTACATCGGCACGCACGACAACGAGAACCGCCCGGTGGGCCTGCGCGGCGACCTCTCCCAGCGCTATCTGCGCCGGATCGTCGTGCTGCGTCTCGACCGCGAGGGGGCCGGCGGCAAGGGCGCCGTCGTCGAAGGCGTCCAGGTCCGTTCCCGTACCACCAACGTGCCGCCCCCGAAATGGAGCGAGGAGAAGGTGTCCGACACGCCCGTCCTGCGCGAGCTGCCCTGGTGGACCGTGCCCGAGGAGGACGTCACGGACGCGCGGACGGAGGCGAGCGCCGGATGA